Proteins encoded within one genomic window of Scomber japonicus isolate fScoJap1 chromosome 16, fScoJap1.pri, whole genome shotgun sequence:
- the ezra gene encoding ezrin a isoform X1 translates to MYGVNYFEIKNKKGTDLWLGVDALGLNIYEKDDRLSPKIGFPWSEIRNISFNDKKFIIKPIDKKAPDFVFYAPRLRVNKRILQLCMGNHELYMRRRKTDTIEVQQMKAQAKEERLQKKMERDQLESEKKRREAIEKDKEQMEREKQELMKRLQQFEETTKRAEKELQEQLDRAMRLEEERRRVEQEAARLEAERMEAIIAKEELARQAEDQIKSQEQLAAELAEYSAKISVLEEAKRIKEEEAETWHSKAKEVEENLLKTKEELHNVMTTNSTPAPPPPPAPASSSSSSSSSDSESDHEEHSEEHSEEHSEENSTYSAELHSQEINDHREEEDRITEAEKNQRLQKQLMALSSELEDARDQNKKTADDLLHAENVRAGRDKYKTLRQIRMGNTKQRIDEFEAL, encoded by the exons ATGTATGGAGTCAACTACTTTGAGATCAAGAACAAGAAGGGAACAGATCTGTGGTTAGGAGTTGACGCTCTGGGATTGAACATCTATGAGAAGGACGACAG gctGTCTCCAAAGATTGGATTTCCCTGGAGTGAAATTAGAAACATTTCTTTCAATGATAAGAAGTTCATCATCAAGCCCATAGACAAGAAAGCACCT gaTTTCGTATTCTATGCCCCACGACTGAGAGTCAACAAGCGCATCCTGCAGCTGTGCATGGGCAACCACGAGCTGTACATGCGCCGCCGCAAGACCGACACCATCGAGGTCCAGCAGATGAAAGCTCAGGCCAAAGAGGAGAGGCTGCAGAAGAAGATGGAAAG GGATCAGCTGGAGagtgagaagaagaggagggaggccATTGAGAAAGACAAGgagcagatggagagagagaagcaggaaCTGATGAAGAGGCTCCAGCAGTTTGAAGAGACAAccaagagagcagagaaag AGCTTCAGGAGCAGCTGGACAGGGCCAtgaggctggaggaggagaggaggagggtggagcaGGAGGCGGCCCGGCTGGAGGCTGAGAGGATGGAGGCCATAATAGCCAAGGAGGAGCTGGCCAGGCAAGCTGAGGACCAGATAAAGAGCCAGGAGCAGCTG GCTGCAGAACTGGCCGAGTACAGCGCCAAGATTTCTGTGCTGGAGGAGGCTAAGAGAatcaaggaggaggaggctgagacATGGCACAGCAAG GCTAAGGAAGTGGAGGAGAACCTGCTGAAGACAAAGGAGGAGCTGCACAATGTAATGACCACTAATTCAActcccgctcctcctcctcctcccgcacccgcttcctcctcctcttcctcctcatcctcggATAGCGAGAGCGACCACGAAGAGCACAGCGAAGAGCACAGCGAAGAGCACAGCGAAGAGAACAGCACCTACAGCGCCGAGCTACACTCACAGGAAATCAACGACCACCgtgaggaggaggacaggatcACTGAGGCTGAGAAGAACCAACGCCTGCAGAAACAACTGATG GCCCTGAGCTCAGAGCTGGAAGACGCCCGAGACCAGAATAAGAAGACCGCAGACGATCTGCTCCACGCCGAGAACGTCCGAGCCGGCCGCGACAAGTACAAGACCCTGCGTCAGATCCGTATGGGCAACACCAAGCAGAGGATTGATGAGTTTGAGGCCTTGTAG
- the kcnk3b gene encoding potassium channel subfamily K member 3: protein MIMKRQNARTLALIISILTYLVVGAAVFETLESKQEKSHKRRLDARKYELMRKYNLTKANFEELEHVVLQLKPHKAGVQWKFAGSFYFAITVITTIGYGHAAPSTDSGKVFCMFYALLGIPLTLVMFQSLGERINTFVRYLLHQAKKCLGMRHTEVSMANMVTVGFFSCMSTLCVGAVAFSHCEGWSFLHAYYYCFITLTTIGFGDYVALQRDDALQNDPRYVAFCFVYILMGLTVIGAFLNLVVLRFLTMNADDERRDAREKALLSGNKPRGEVTRLIPLSASTSSTPVTEDTTKAKDLKGVYTEVLHFQTICSCLWYRSKEKLQGSIPTMIPQELTFSDAYLPQDSNCHHYIEPSSTGCVCSPRQCASISSITTGLHILSPFRVFKRRSSV from the exons ATGATCATGAAGAGGCAAAACGCTCGGACTCTCGCCCTCATCATCAGCATCCTCACCTATCTGGTGGTCGGAGCGGCCGTCTTCGAGACCTTGGAGTCGAAGCAAGAGAAAAGTCATAAGAGGAGACTCGACGCCAGGAAGTATGAACTCATGCGCAAATATAACTTAACCAAAGCCAACTTCGAGGAGCTGGAGCACGTCGTTTTGCAGCTTAAACCTCACAAAGCAGGAGTCCAGTGGAAATTTGCCGGTTCTTTTTACTTCGCCATCACTGTGATTACCACGATAG GTTACGGCCATGCAGCCCCCAGCACCGACTCAGGGAAAGTGTTCTGCATGTTCTACGCCCTCCTGGGGATCCCGCTCACCCTGGTCATGTTCCAGAGCCTGGGTGAGCGGATCAACACGTTCGTCAGGTACCTGCTGCACCAAGCCAAGAAGTGCCTGGGAATGCGTCATACCGAGGTCTCCATGGCGAACATGGTGACGGTGGGCTTCTTCTCTTGCATGAGCACTCTGTGCGTGGGGGCCGTGGCGTTCTCTCACTGCGAGGGATGGAGCTTCCTCCACGCCTACTACTACTGCTTCATCACGCTCACCACTATCGGATTCGGAGACTACGTGGCCCTGCAGAGGGACGACGCGCTGCAGAACGACCCCCGGTACGTGGCTTTCTGCTTCGTCTACATCCTGATGGGCCTGACGGTGATTGGGGCCTTCCTAAACCTGGTGGTGCTTCGCTTCCTGACCATGAACGCAGACGACGAGCGGAGAGACGCCAGGGAGAAGGCCTTGTTGTCTGGCAATAAACCAAGAGGAGAGGTGACTCGTCTAATACCGCTCTCAGCCTCAACTTCCTCCACACCTGTGACGGAGGACACGACAAAGGCTAAAGATTTAAAAGGTGTCTACACTGAGGTGCTGCATTTCCAGACTATATGCTCCTGCCTGTGGTACCGGAGCAAGGAGAAGCTGCAGGGCTCCATACCTACTATGATCCCACAGGAGCTGACGTTCTCTGATGCCTACTTGCCACAGGATAGTAATTGTCATCACTACATAGAGCCTTCATCAACAGGCTGCGTTTGCAGTCCACGTCAGTGTGCGAGCATAAGCTCCATAACAACAGGCCTACACATTCTCTCTCCATTCAGGGTGTTTAAGAGACGCAGCTCCGTCTAG